In Terriglobales bacterium, a genomic segment contains:
- a CDS encoding sigma-70 family RNA polymerase sigma factor: protein MSSQANNAAGGNLLPSAIVMSGSSQSALARTRLAGLQPLIEELFERSGAAGYSTTKAEFESILERIAAQYLPADAGAEETRELISSLRVEELALARACAAGHEGAWQQFMARFREKLYEAALGITKDDATGRELANSLYADLYGTTEREGKRVSKLDSYTGRGSLEGWLRAVLAQEFVKRYRTQRRLVSLEEKDEAGMQFAAPEPVAMVELDSRLEAATDEALAQLSIEDRFVLAAYFLDGRTLAEIGRVLRVHESTISRKLEKITAGLRKRIRSGLTARGMSKRQADEALQADVRDLQVNVRARLAQDSPSSAFSTGSERANGGE, encoded by the coding sequence ATGAGCTCGCAGGCGAACAACGCGGCAGGCGGCAATTTGCTACCATCAGCCATCGTGATGAGCGGCAGTTCCCAATCCGCGCTCGCCCGCACGCGCCTCGCCGGCCTGCAACCGTTGATCGAGGAACTTTTCGAACGAAGCGGCGCCGCCGGATATTCCACGACGAAGGCGGAGTTCGAGAGCATCCTGGAGAGGATCGCCGCTCAGTACTTGCCGGCGGATGCAGGCGCCGAAGAAACCCGAGAGCTGATTTCCAGTTTGCGGGTGGAAGAACTGGCGCTGGCACGCGCGTGCGCCGCAGGTCACGAGGGCGCGTGGCAACAGTTCATGGCCAGGTTTCGCGAGAAACTTTACGAGGCAGCTCTGGGCATTACTAAAGATGACGCGACCGGCCGCGAACTGGCGAATTCTCTCTATGCGGACCTCTATGGGACGACGGAACGCGAGGGGAAGCGGGTTTCGAAGCTGGACTCCTACACCGGGCGCGGGTCGCTGGAAGGCTGGCTGCGCGCGGTGCTGGCGCAGGAGTTCGTCAAGCGATATCGCACGCAACGCCGCCTGGTGAGCCTGGAAGAGAAGGACGAAGCGGGAATGCAGTTCGCCGCGCCGGAACCGGTGGCGATGGTTGAACTGGATTCGCGGCTGGAAGCGGCGACCGACGAGGCCCTGGCGCAATTGAGTATTGAAGATAGATTTGTGCTGGCAGCGTATTTTTTGGATGGGCGAACCCTGGCGGAGATCGGGCGCGTGCTGCGTGTCCATGAGTCCACCATCAGCCGCAAGCTGGAAAAAATCACCGCCGGGTTGCGCAAGCGGATTCGCAGCGGGTTGACGGCTCGAGGGATGAGCAAGCGGCAGGCGGATGAGGCGCTGCAGGCGGATGTCCGTGATTTGCAGGTGAACGTGCGCGCGCGGCTGGCGCAAGATTCGCCTTCGTCCGCGTTCTCTACTGGAAGTGAACGCGCCAATGGGGGCGAGTAG
- a CDS encoding DUF6569 family protein, producing the protein MFRKLAAFIFVAAVSVAATFAGEVHAGYKVLAPISHGNLTIFPVVASGTHDTSDFLTLDEGLRSGEVVVTEAGRIQPLMRRHVWPNPSGGGEVNRLVLVNNSNRPLLLLAGEIVTGGKQDRVIGKDRIVPAKSDPIDLSVFCVEPGRWTDVSPNFKGMSSQMAQPSVRRKAMAEKNQQAVWDSVRSSNEAVAQAAPPGVAGAIGGTTSYARVMDNSEVKKQVDEIAAPMQREYQGLLHELRARNAVGVVAAVNGRILWADVFASTALLEKYWPKLVRSYAAEAYVVHASSYSKTDTRAAQDFIDNLEGRRQVSEVEPGVFRHTEISGDGFKVFELTSLLPKTGFDLHLAKAAE; encoded by the coding sequence ATGTTTCGCAAGCTTGCAGCTTTTATTTTCGTCGCCGCCGTGTCCGTTGCCGCGACCTTTGCCGGCGAAGTCCATGCCGGCTACAAGGTCCTGGCGCCCATCAGCCACGGCAATTTGACCATCTTTCCCGTCGTGGCTTCCGGCACGCATGACACCTCCGACTTCCTCACGCTCGATGAAGGTCTCCGCTCAGGCGAAGTCGTCGTCACCGAAGCCGGACGCATTCAGCCGCTGATGCGTCGCCACGTCTGGCCCAATCCCTCCGGCGGAGGCGAGGTCAACCGCCTCGTGCTGGTCAACAATTCCAATCGGCCACTGCTATTGCTGGCGGGGGAGATCGTCACCGGCGGCAAGCAAGACCGTGTGATCGGCAAGGACCGCATCGTTCCCGCGAAGAGCGACCCGATTGACCTTAGCGTCTTCTGCGTTGAACCCGGGCGCTGGACCGACGTCAGCCCCAACTTCAAAGGCATGTCGTCGCAGATGGCCCAACCCAGTGTGCGCCGCAAGGCCATGGCCGAGAAAAACCAGCAGGCGGTCTGGGATTCGGTTCGCTCCAGTAACGAAGCGGTGGCGCAAGCAGCCCCGCCGGGCGTTGCCGGCGCAATTGGCGGCACTACTTCCTACGCTCGGGTGATGGACAACTCCGAGGTCAAGAAGCAGGTTGATGAAATCGCCGCGCCGATGCAGCGCGAATACCAGGGCTTGCTCCATGAGTTGCGCGCCCGCAACGCGGTCGGCGTCGTCGCCGCCGTCAACGGCCGCATTCTCTGGGCCGACGTCTTCGCCAGCACCGCGCTGCTGGAGAAATACTGGCCCAAGCTGGTGCGTTCTTACGCCGCTGAAGCCTATGTCGTGCACGCCTCGTCCTACTCGAAGACGGACACGCGTGCCGCGCAGGATTTTATCGACAATCTCGAAGGCCGCCGTCAGGTGTCCGAGGTCGAACCCGGTGTCTTTCGCCATACCGAAATATCCGGCGATGGCTTCAAGGTGTTTGAGCTGACCTCGTTGCTGCCGAAAACCGGCTTCGACCTGCACCTCGCCAAGGCCGCCGAATGA
- a CDS encoding 4a-hydroxytetrahydrobiopterin dehydratase: protein MSELASLTCVPCRGGIPALKGNELNEMKRKLPGWEVVNEHHLHKAFTFPDFVKALAFVNRVGDLAEQQGHHPDILLTWGKAEITIWTHKIDGLTESDFILAAKIDQLYK from the coding sequence ATGTCCGAACTTGCGAGCCTAACCTGCGTGCCTTGCCGCGGCGGCATCCCGGCCTTAAAGGGAAACGAGCTGAACGAGATGAAGCGCAAGCTGCCCGGCTGGGAAGTGGTCAATGAGCATCATCTGCACAAGGCTTTCACCTTCCCTGACTTCGTGAAAGCTCTAGCGTTCGTCAACCGTGTCGGCGATCTCGCCGAGCAGCAAGGCCATCATCCCGACATTCTTCTCACCTGGGGCAAGGCTGAGATCACCATCTGGACGCACAAGATCGACGGCCTCACCGAGAGCGACTTCATTCTGGCAGCAAAGATCGATCAACTCTATAAATGA
- a CDS encoding LON peptidase substrate-binding domain-containing protein — protein sequence MSRLLPLFPLDVVLFPNVALPLHIFEPRYREMIGELLESKEKFGVVRATEQGLASVGCAAEIVAVTKQYEDGRMDIVTEGRERFEVMDINTERSFYRGEVLYFVDDPEPPAKEKNGRLIEIHAEALALMGAAADTPSPDEKELSFMIAGAMPFDLDFKQKLLGMRSEPKRVEAVVEYYEALLPSLRRAVKARRKSGGNGHV from the coding sequence GTGAGTCGCTTGTTGCCTTTGTTCCCGCTCGATGTGGTGTTGTTCCCGAATGTGGCGCTGCCGCTGCACATTTTCGAGCCGCGCTACCGGGAGATGATCGGCGAATTGCTGGAATCGAAAGAAAAGTTCGGCGTGGTGCGGGCGACCGAGCAGGGATTGGCCAGCGTGGGTTGCGCGGCGGAAATCGTGGCCGTCACCAAGCAGTACGAGGACGGCCGGATGGACATCGTGACCGAGGGGCGCGAGCGCTTCGAGGTGATGGACATCAATACCGAGCGCAGCTTCTATCGTGGCGAAGTGCTCTATTTCGTGGACGATCCTGAGCCGCCGGCCAAGGAAAAAAATGGGCGCCTGATCGAGATTCATGCGGAAGCGCTGGCCCTGATGGGTGCGGCGGCCGACACGCCGTCGCCGGATGAGAAGGAACTCTCATTCATGATCGCGGGTGCGATGCCGTTCGACTTGGATTTCAAGCAAAAGCTGCTGGGGATGCGGTCGGAGCCGAAGCGGGTGGAGGCCGTGGTCGAATACTACGAAGCCCTGCTGCCGAGTCTGCGGCGTGCGGTCAAGGCGAGAAGGAAGTCGGGTGGAAACGGGCACGTGTGA
- a CDS encoding CUAEP/CCAEP-tail radical SAM protein yields MSAVRVLLISTYELGRQPFGLASPAAWLRAEGAEVSCLDLSQQELDPLAVRWAELIAFYLPMHTATRIALSAIKKVRALNPEAQLCAYGLYAPLNAGLLRAAGVAAVFGGEFEPALAETVRSIAGNGRRIPPQDKPQVSLDRLQFRVPDRTGLPPLEKYARLVMPDRSLRIVGYTEASRGCKHLCRHCPIVPVYKGKFRVVQPDIVLEDIRRQVAAGAEHITFGDPDFFNGINHALDILRALHRDFPQLSYDVTIKVEHLLQHAKHLPLLRDTGCAFVTTAVESLDDRVLSILDKSHTRADFLRLVPLFRQAGLTLAPTFVAFTPWITPAGYADLLDTISDLDLVENVSPVQLAIRLLIPAGSRLLELAEVSDIVGEFDPVALSYRWQHPDPGMDELQQDIERRVQTLTAGGHSRRSIFEDVRRLVGSRPGSAPAGHSIAQAPPVSLPAPPAMASRATVPYLTEPWYC; encoded by the coding sequence ATGTCCGCGGTGCGCGTTCTCCTGATTTCGACGTACGAATTGGGTCGCCAGCCCTTCGGCCTGGCCTCCCCCGCGGCCTGGCTGCGCGCCGAGGGCGCCGAGGTCTCCTGCCTCGACCTATCCCAGCAGGAGCTTGATCCGCTGGCGGTTCGCTGGGCCGAGCTCATCGCCTTCTACCTTCCCATGCACACCGCCACGCGCATCGCGCTGAGCGCCATCAAGAAGGTCCGCGCTCTGAATCCCGAAGCCCAACTGTGCGCTTACGGCCTGTATGCGCCGCTCAACGCCGGCCTGCTTCGGGCCGCGGGCGTTGCCGCTGTGTTTGGCGGCGAGTTCGAACCCGCTCTGGCCGAGACCGTTCGCAGCATCGCCGGCAATGGTCGCCGGATTCCGCCACAGGACAAGCCCCAGGTATCGCTCGACCGCCTGCAATTCCGCGTTCCTGACCGCACCGGGCTTCCCCCGCTTGAGAAATACGCGCGCCTCGTCATGCCCGACCGCTCCCTGCGCATCGTCGGCTACACCGAGGCCAGCCGCGGCTGCAAGCACCTCTGCCGCCACTGCCCGATCGTTCCCGTCTACAAGGGAAAATTTCGCGTCGTACAACCGGACATAGTGCTCGAAGACATTCGCCGCCAGGTCGCCGCGGGGGCAGAGCACATCACTTTCGGCGATCCTGATTTCTTCAACGGGATCAACCACGCCCTCGACATCCTGCGCGCCCTCCATCGCGATTTCCCGCAGCTCAGCTACGATGTGACCATCAAGGTCGAACACCTGCTGCAGCACGCCAAGCACCTCCCGTTATTGCGCGACACCGGCTGTGCCTTCGTTACTACCGCCGTCGAATCACTCGACGACCGCGTTCTCTCTATTCTCGACAAGAGCCACACGCGCGCCGATTTTCTGCGACTCGTCCCGCTCTTCCGCCAGGCCGGCCTTACGCTCGCGCCCACCTTCGTCGCCTTTACGCCCTGGATCACACCCGCAGGCTATGCCGACCTTCTCGACACCATCTCCGATCTTGACCTGGTCGAGAACGTCTCGCCGGTGCAACTCGCCATCCGGCTGTTGATTCCCGCCGGCTCGCGGCTGCTGGAATTAGCGGAGGTTAGTGACATCGTCGGTGAGTTCGATCCCGTCGCGCTCAGCTATCGCTGGCAGCATCCCGACCCGGGCATGGACGAGCTCCAGCAAGATATCGAACGCCGGGTGCAGACGCTGACCGCCGGCGGGCACAGCCGCCGAAGCATCTTCGAGGACGTTCGCCGCCTCGTGGGATCGCGACCAGGTTCCGCCCCGGCCGGCCATTCCATTGCCCAGGCCCCGCCTGTGAGTCTGCCCGCGCCGCCCGCCATGGCATCACGAGCCACTGTGCCCTACCTCACCGAGCCCTGGTACTGTTGA